From the genome of Methylocystis bryophila, one region includes:
- the cobS gene encoding cobaltochelatase subunit CobS, with translation MVALEKAAANGSGLPDTTVSARELFKIDTDMMVPAYSTADPYVPDLDPDYLFDRETTLAILAGFARNRRVMVTGYHGTGKSTHIEQVAARLNWPCVRVNLDSHVSRIDLVGKDAIVLREGKQVTEFRDGMLPWALQNNVALCFDEYDAGRPDVMFVIQRVLEVSGKLTLLDQNRVIRPHPAFRLFATANTVGLGDTSGLYHGTQQINQGQMDRWSIVTTLNYLPHDAETNIVLAKVKSLQKTKEGKDAANKMVRVADLSRNAFMAGDLSTVMSPRTVITWAENAEIFGDIGFAFRVTFLNRCDELERPLVAEFYQRCFGKDLPESAVNVVMT, from the coding sequence GTGGTCGCCCTGGAAAAAGCCGCCGCGAATGGTTCGGGACTGCCGGACACGACAGTTTCCGCGCGCGAGCTCTTCAAGATCGACACGGACATGATGGTTCCGGCCTATTCGACGGCCGACCCGTATGTCCCGGACCTCGATCCCGACTATCTCTTCGATCGGGAGACGACGCTCGCCATTCTGGCGGGCTTCGCCCGCAATCGCCGCGTGATGGTGACCGGCTATCACGGCACCGGAAAATCGACGCATATCGAGCAGGTGGCGGCGCGCTTGAACTGGCCCTGCGTGCGCGTCAACCTGGACAGCCATGTTTCGCGCATCGACCTCGTCGGCAAGGACGCGATCGTCTTGCGTGAGGGGAAGCAAGTCACGGAATTCCGCGACGGCATGTTGCCCTGGGCGCTGCAAAACAACGTGGCGCTCTGTTTCGACGAATATGACGCGGGCCGCCCCGACGTGATGTTCGTCATCCAGCGCGTGCTGGAGGTCTCCGGCAAGCTGACGCTGTTGGATCAGAATCGCGTGATCCGGCCGCATCCGGCTTTTCGCTTGTTCGCGACCGCGAACACGGTGGGCCTCGGCGACACCTCGGGGCTCTACCATGGCACGCAGCAGATCAACCAGGGGCAGATGGACCGCTGGTCGATCGTCACGACGCTGAATTATCTGCCGCACGACGCCGAGACCAACATCGTGCTCGCCAAGGTCAAATCGTTGCAGAAGACCAAGGAGGGCAAGGACGCGGCGAACAAGATGGTGCGCGTCGCCGACCTCTCGCGCAACGCCTTCATGGCCGGCGACCTTTCGACCGTGATGAGCCCGCGCACGGTCATCACCTGGGCCGAGAACGCCGAGATTTTCGGCGACATCGGCTTCGCGTTCCGCGTGACCTTCCTCAATCGCTGCGACGAGCTGGAGCGACCGCTCGTCGCCGAGTTCTACCAGCGCTGCTTCGGCAAGGATCTGCCGGAAAGCGCGGTGAATGTGGTGATGACTTGA